GGCACTCCCGGGCTGCGCAACCTGTGCATGTGCCGATGCGCTTGCCAATATCAGCGCCAGCCACAGGGCGCTCTTCGCTTGACGTTTCATTGCCATCATTTAGCCAGCTCGATCGCATACACCGCCAGCCCCTTGCCCGCGCCATCGTCGGCCCGCAGCTCCCGCACATTGTCGATGCCGGCCTGGCGCGCCACCGCCACCTTGCCCGGCGCCGAATGGAACACGACGGGTCCGGCCGTGCGCACGGGCGCGAAGCGCCAGCTGCGCGCGTTGCCGTGGACGGCGCGGCGCAGTTCGCGCTGCTGCTTGATGTAGGCGATCAGCACGTCGCGGTTGTTGTCGGGCGCCGTGACGACGGTGCGGCTGCCGTCCAGCCCCGGGAAGGCGCCGCCGCCCGCGGCCCGGTAGTTGTTGGTCGCGACCAGGAATTGCTGGCCAGGGGCCACGGGAGAACCGCGCCAGCGCAGGTCGACGATGCGTCGCCCCGGGGGCTGAGTGACGTCGATCTCGTACTGCAGCTCCGCGCTGGTCGCCATGTCGAAGTTGAAGCCGGCAAAGCCCGTGTCGACGAGTTCCTGCTCGTCGCGGCGCGCCGGGTCGATCGTATTGAAGCGCCCGGCCGCCTTCTCGAGCCAGCCTTTCAGCACGGCGCCGTCCACCTTGACGCCCACCAGCGAGTTCGGGTACAGGTACAGGTCGGCCGCGTTGTTCAGGGCGATGCGCCCCGCCGCCACGTCCGTGAAATCGGTGGCGCCGGCGCTGCCCGTCTTGAAGGGCGACGCCAGCGACAGCACCGGCAGGTCGGCGTACTGCGGCAGGTTGGCGTTGACGTAGTCCGCCAGGTAGGCGGCCTGCGCCTGGTTGACGACCTGGATCGCGCTGGTGTCGCCCACGTCGGCGAAGTACGTCGACAGCCTGAAGTCGGTGTCGCCGATCGGCGTCTTGACGTAGCGGATGGTGGCCTCGTGCTCGGGCGCGATCAGCGGCAGCACGGCGGGATCGGCCGCCACGGCCGCGCCGCCGGCCGGCTGGATCGACCTCACCTCCACTGTCGTGCGCTCCTTGTCGACGATCCAGCGCGCGCCGTCGCGCCGCAGGCGCAAGCCGATCACGCCCAGCTGCTTGCCCCACAGGCCGGCCATCACGGTGGGCACGCCGTACACGGTGCCTTTCGCCTTGTCCACGCCCGGCAGGTTGAACTGCGGGACCGTGCTGGCCGCGTTCGGGAACACCTGGTGGGAGTGGCCGATCAGCAGCGCGTCCACGCCGGGCACGCGGGCCAGGTGCCAGCTGCCGTTTTCCAGCGTCGGCGTATCGTCGCTGTCATCGAGCCCGCCGTGCGAGATCGCGACGACCAGGTCGGCGCCCTTGGCGCGCATCTCGGGGACGTAGCGCTCGGCCGCTTCGCGCACCCCGATCGTGCGCACCTTGCCTTCCAGGTGGCGCTTGTCCCACGTCATGATCGTCGGCGGCGTGAAGCCGATGATGCCCACCTTGACGGTGGCGCGCACGCTGCCGCCATCGGGCGCGGTCGCCGTCACCGCCTTGTCGATGATGGCATACGGCCGGAACAGCGGCTGGCCGGAGCGCACGCTGACGACGTTGGCCAGCACGTGCGGGAACGCGGGGCCGGCGCAAGCCGCGCGGGCCGGGTCGACGCCATCGACGTCGAAGCGGCTGCCCGTGACCTGGTTCAGGTACGCCAGGCCGTAGTTGAAATCGTGGTTGCCCACGCCGGCGCCGTCATAGCCCAGCGCATTGAACACCTTGTAGATGGCCAGCGTTTCGCCGCACGGCAGCGGCGCCGCCACGGCCTGGTAGTCCGCCAGCGCGGTGCCCTGGATCGTGTCGCCATTGTCCAGCAGGACGGTATTCGGGAACTCGGCGCGGGCGGCGCGGATCAGGGCGGCCGTGCGTTCCAGGCCCAGCGACGCGTCGGGCGCCAGCTTGTAGTAGTCGTAACTGGCCACGTTGCCGTGCAAGTCGGTTGTTTCCAGCAGCGCCAGGGTGACCGTGCTGCCGGCGGGCGTCTCCTGCTTGACGGTGGCACAGCCAGCGGCCAGCAGGGGAACGAGAAGCAGGCAAATTCGAGACAGGCGCGGTGCGGCCATGGGATTTCCAATACTGAAAAGAGGGAACGGCATGCATAATACGCACGTGCCGCCGCCCACTCAAGGAGAGCATCGCCATGCCCGTCCGCCGCCGCGCCCTGCTGGCCGCCGCCAGCGTCGTCGCCTACTTCCTCGTCTCCTACGCCGTGCTGGTGCTGGGACCCGCCGGTCCCGTGACCTTCTATGCCACCTTGCCGGCCCAGGCGCTCGTGATTGCCTGGAATCCGGTGCTGGACCCGCTCGGCCTGACCGAAGGCAGCTGGCTGGTGGCGCCGACCGTTCCCGCGTGCATTGCGATCGTGCTGCTGTACGGTGCGCTGGCCTACGGGGCCGTGCTGCTGGCCGGGCGCCGCGGCCGAGGGCGGTAAGGTATAATCCCGGGTTTGATCGCACTCTACAGAGACATAAAAATCATGGAAGCCGAACGCATCAACGCCCTCTCCGCCCAGCTCGCAGATCTGACGACCCGCGAAGCCGAACTTCGGAGGTATCTTTGACTTCGATAAGAAGTCGGAGAAACTGGAACAACTGAACGCCGAGCTGGAAGACCCGGCCGTCTGGAACGATCCCAAGAAAGCCCAGGACATGGGCCGCGAGAAGAAGGCCCTGGAAGCCATCGTCGACACGCTGACGAAGGCCAAGAGCGACCTGGCCGACATGGCCGAGCTGTTCGAGATGGGCCGGGAAGAAAACGACGACAGCACGCTGGAAGCCGTGATCGCCGATACGGCCGAGATCCAGAAGGTCATCGAGGGTCTCGAATTCCGCCGCATGTTCAACAACCCGATGGACCCGAACAACTGCTTCATCGACATCCAGGCCGGCGCCGGCGGCACGGAGGCGCAGGACTGGGCCTCGATGCTGCTGCGCCAGTACGTGCGCTACTGCGAACGCAAGGGCTTCAAGGTCGAGATCATGGAAGAGTCCGAGGGCGAGGTCGCCGGCATCAAGACCGCGACCCTGAAGGTCGAGGGCGACTACGCTTACGGCCACCTGCGCACGGAAACGGGCGTGCACCGCCTGGTGCGCAAGTCGCCGTTCGACAGCGCCAACGGCCGCCACACGTCGTTCACGTCGCTGTTCGTCTACCCGGAAGTGGACGACTCCATCGAGATCGAGATCAACCCGGCCGACCTGCGCATCGACACCTACCGCGCGTCCGGTGCCGGCGGCCAGCACATCAACAAGACCGACTCCGCGGTGCGCCTGACGCACGCGCCGTCCGGCATCGTCGTACAGTGCCAGAACGACCGCTCGCAGCACCGCAACAAGGCCGAGGCGATGGAAATGCTGAAGGCCAAGCTGTATGAACAGGAACTGCGCAAGCGCATGAGCGAGCAGCAGAAGCTGGAAGACTCGAAGACCGACGTGGGCTGGGGCCACCAGATCCGTTCCTACGTGCTGGACCAGTCGCGCATCAAGGACCTGCGCACGGGCTTCGAGACGGGCAACACGAAAAACGTGCTGGACGGCGACCTGGACGACTTCATCGCCGCCTCGCTCAAACAAGGCGTATAAATGACCGCGACCACCAAGGCAGGCGCACGCGCCTTCATCTTCGACATGGACGGCACCATCGTCGACAACATGGCGTTCCACACGAAATCCTGGCTGGCGTTCTTCGAGCGCCGCGGCCATGCGATCGACGGCGACGAATTCTTTCGCGCCACGGCGGGCCGCCAGGGCCATGAAATCATGCGCACCTACCTGGGCGCGGAGCTGACCAGGGAACAGGCGGCCGAGCTGGACGCGGAGAAGGAAGAACTCTACCGCGAGCTGTACGCGCCGCACCTGGAAACGGTGGCCGGCTTCGAGCAGCTCGTCGCCACCGCCCAGGAAGCGGACGTGCGCCTGGCCGTGGCCACCGCCGCGCCGCCCGCCAACATCGTCTTCACGCTGGACGGCCTGGACCTGCGCCGCCACTTCGATGCCGTCGTGGGCGCGGCCGACGTCGCCCGCGGCAAGCCGAACCCGGACGTGTTCCTGCTGGCCGCCGAGCGCTGCGGCGTGGCGCCGGAACACTGCATCGTGTTCGAGGATGCGCCGCTGGGCGTGGAAGCGGCCCGCCGCGCCGGCATGCGCGCCGTCGTGCTGACGACCACCTTGCCGGCCGACGCTTTCGCCGAATTCGACAACGTCATCTGCGTCGCGCGCGACTTTACCGAACTGAATATCGACGCGCTGTTCGCCAGCAGCGCCGTCACCACCACCACTACAGAAGCATAAATCACCATGACTACGGACATCCAAGACCAGGCGCCCGGCCAGGACGACAACAAGATCATCGCCGAACGCCGTGCCAAGCTGGCCTCGATCCGCGAAAAAGGCGTCGCCTTCCCGAACGACTTCCGGCCCGAGCACAAGGCCGCCGACCTGCAGGCGCAGTATGGCGACAAGTCGCGCGAGGAACTGGAAGCGAACCCTGTCCCCGTGGTCCTGGCGGGCCGCATGATGCTGAAGCGCGAAGCGGGCAAGAAGGCCGCCTTCGCCACGCTGCAGGATTCGTCGGGCGTGAAATGCGACGGCCGCATCCAGATCTACGCCACGCTGGACGCGACCGGCGAAGCCGCGATGGAAGCCTTCCGCACGTATGACCTGGGCGACATCCTGGGCGTCGTCGGCACGCTGTTCAAGACCAAGACGGACGAACTGACCGTCAAGGTCACGGAACTGCGCCTGATCACCAAGTCGCTGCGCCCGCTGCCGGACAAGTTCCACGGCCTGGCCGACCAGGAGACCAAGTACCGCCAGCGCTACGTGGACCTGATCATGAACGAGGACACCCGCCGCACGTTCAAGGCGCGCACCGCCGCGATCGCGTCGATCCGCCGCTTCATGCAGGACAACGAGTTCATGGAAGTCGAAACGCCGATGCTGCACACGATCCCCGGCGGTGCGGCGGCCAAGCCATTCATCACGCACCACAACGCGCTGGACATGCAGATGTTCCTGCGTATCGCGCCGGAGCTGTACCTGAAGCGCCTCGTGGTGGGCGGCTTCGACCGCGTGTTCGAGATCAACCGCAACTTCCGCAACGAAGGCGTGTCGATCCGTCACAATCCGGAATTCACGATGATGGAGTTCTACGCGGCGTACACCGACTACCAGTGGATCATGAACTTCACGGAAGCCGTGATCCGCCAGGCCGCCGTCGATGCGCACGGTTCCGCGGTGCTGACCTACGGCGGGCGCGAGCTGGACCTGTCCAAGCCGTTCCACCGCCTGACGATCGTCGGCGCCATCAACAAGTTCGCGCCGCACTACACGGACGAACAGCTGAACGACGCGGAGTTCATCAAGGCGGAACTGAAGAAGTTCGGCGTCAAGCCGCACGCGCACTCCGGCCTGGGCGCGCTGCAACTGGCGCTGTTCGAGGAAACCGCGGAAGCGCAGCTGTGGGAGCCCACGTTCATCATCGACTATCCGGAAGAAGTGTCGCCGCTGGCGCGCGCGTCGGACAGCCGCGAGGGCATCACGGAGCGCTTCGAGCTGTTCATGGTGGGCCGCGAGATCGCCAACGGCTTCTCGGAGCTGAACGATGCGGAAGACCAGTCGGCGCGCTTCCTGGCCCAGGTGGCCGCGAAGGAAGCCGGCGACGACGAGGCGATGTACTACGACGCCGACTACATCCGCGCGCTGGAATACGGCATGCCGCCGGCCGGCGGCTGCGGCATCGGCATCGACCGCCTGATCATGCTGCTGACGGACTCGCCGAACATCCGCGACGTGCTGCTGTTCCCGCACCTGCGCAAGGAAGACTGAGCCGGCAGCCGATCCGGCGATGCAAAGGGGGCGGTCGTCGCCCGGTAGGCCTGCCGGCCTGCCGGGCGGTGCCGCCCCCTTCTCGCTTACGGACCGCCCTACCGAAGCTTTACACGACGGTCGATGCCCCGCGACGGCGCCGCCAGACCGCCAAGACGCCCACGCCGGCCGCCAGCATGGCGTAGCTGCCCGGTTCCGGTACCGGCGTCAGCACGGCGTAGCCGAATTCGCCACTCGCATTGCGCACGTCTGCGACAATCTGCCCCTTGTCGTTCAGGTCCCATACCTGCCCGACCGTCCAGCCGGTCTCCTGGAGCAAGTCGTTGAGCAGCGTGACCTTGCCATCGACAAGGATCCACGGACGGTAGTCGCCCCAATAGCCGGAGTTGCCGATGACCTGCCCAGCATTGTTGAGGTCGACCGCGGTCATGTCGCGGCCGTCGAAACCGAAATACTCCACCGTGCCATTGCGCATCAGCCAGGTGCCATAGCCATCCGACTCGCGCATGTAGGTGCCCGCGATCAGTCCGGCATCGTTGATCGCCACCGCGCCCGCGTCATCGCCCTGGATTTCCAGGTTGCGCATCGCGCCGTTCTCGTACACGAACGCCGCGCGGTGCCCTGCGTAGTCGCTGCCCGAACCGACGACGACGCCGTGGTTGTTGATCGACGTGGCGATGCTGCCCGCCCCGTAACCGGCCAGCTTGCCGAGGTCCGTCACGCTGCCGTTGGCAAAGACGACCGCATGGCCATGGCCCCTGCAGCCACCCCAGCCCGTGCAAATCAGGTTGTTGTCGGTTGCCCAGCCAACCATCGCGCTGGCATCGTTGATGGCGGCAACGTAGTTTTCGCGGCCGTCGAGCATGGGCAGCCGCGTCGCCACGCCGTTGCGGACGACGACGCCAAAGCCGAGCGGGTACTGGGCGTCACTGGCGTATTCGGAGGCATTGAAGGCGAACGAGCCGTCGTTGCCGACGATCGGCTTGATGATCCCGGAGAAAGGCTGTGAACCGAGCTGTCCGCCGATATGGGAATAGGCGGTGCCGCTCGGGCCGAAGCCCGCCAGGTCGCCGGCATTGTTGATGCCCTGCCAGTGTATGTCGGTGTGGCCGGGGGTCAGCGACGACAGACTGGTGACTGAGTATTTCGTTTGCGCCTGGGCGCCGGCACAGGCCAGGCCGAGGCCCAGCAGCGCTGCCAGCAACGGGGTACGAAGCATAGGTCGATCTCCTTCCGATTGATGTGGGAAAACCGGTCCGGGTGCGAAAGCACCCGGCCTGGCGCGCAACAGAATAGATCAAAAAACAACGTGAGTGGCAAAAATAACAACTAGCAGACAGGAAGTCAGTCGCGGCCGGTCCCGTGGACCAGCCGTTGGCTGGACTTGCCGCGCTGTGCCGACGTATTACGCGGTGGCGCGCCGACGCCGCCAGACCGCCATGACGCCAAGGCCGGCCGCCAGCATCGCGTAGCTGCCCGGTTCCGGCACCGGCAGCAGCACCGGCGGTTCGTCCGGCGTCAGCACCGCGAACACCTGCTGGCCGTCGGGACGGCGCACCTGTGCGACGATCTGGCCTTTGTCGTTCAGGGCGTACACCTGCAGCACGGACCAGCCATCATCGTGCAGCAGTTCGTCCAGCATCGTCAGCTGGCCGCCTTCCCGTATCCACGCGCGCTCCGAGGGGATCGCACCGGAGTTGCCGATGAGCTGCCCGGCATTGTTCAGATCGACGACGCTCGTGTGCTCATGGTCGAGGCCGAAATACTCGACCGCGCCGTTGCGCATCACCCAGGAGCCGTAGCCTTCGACGCCGCGCCAATAGGTACCGGCGATCTGCCCGGCATCGTTGATCGCCACCGGCACCGTGCTTTCGGTGCCGACGTTCAGGTTGCGCATCGTGCCGTTCTGGTAGATGAACGAGGCACCGCCCCAGGCCGAGTTGCCGCTCCAGCCGACGATGGCGCCGCGGTTGTTGATCGCCGTGGCCATGCTTTCGGCATGACCGGGGAGCGTACC
This is a stretch of genomic DNA from Pseudoduganella chitinolytica. It encodes these proteins:
- a CDS encoding bifunctional 2',3'-cyclic-nucleotide 2'-phosphodiesterase/3'-nucleotidase, whose protein sequence is MPFPLFSIGNPMAAPRLSRICLLLVPLLAAGCATVKQETPAGSTVTLALLETTDLHGNVASYDYYKLAPDASLGLERTAALIRAARAEFPNTVLLDNGDTIQGTALADYQAVAAPLPCGETLAIYKVFNALGYDGAGVGNHDFNYGLAYLNQVTGSRFDVDGVDPARAACAGPAFPHVLANVVSVRSGQPLFRPYAIIDKAVTATAPDGGSVRATVKVGIIGFTPPTIMTWDKRHLEGKVRTIGVREAAERYVPEMRAKGADLVVAISHGGLDDSDDTPTLENGSWHLARVPGVDALLIGHSHQVFPNAASTVPQFNLPGVDKAKGTVYGVPTVMAGLWGKQLGVIGLRLRRDGARWIVDKERTTVEVRSIQPAGGAAVAADPAVLPLIAPEHEATIRYVKTPIGDTDFRLSTYFADVGDTSAIQVVNQAQAAYLADYVNANLPQYADLPVLSLASPFKTGSAGATDFTDVAAGRIALNNAADLYLYPNSLVGVKVDGAVLKGWLEKAAGRFNTIDPARRDEQELVDTGFAGFNFDMATSAELQYEIDVTQPPGRRIVDLRWRGSPVAPGQQFLVATNNYRAAGGGAFPGLDGSRTVVTAPDNNRDVLIAYIKQQRELRRAVHGNARSWRFAPVRTAGPVVFHSAPGKVAVARQAGIDNVRELRADDGAGKGLAVYAIELAK
- the prfB gene encoding peptide chain release factor 2 (programmed frameshift) → MEAERINALSAQLADLTTREAELRRYLDFDKKSEKLEQLNAELEDPAVWNDPKKAQDMGREKKALEAIVDTLTKAKSDLADMAELFEMGREENDDSTLEAVIADTAEIQKVIEGLEFRRMFNNPMDPNNCFIDIQAGAGGTEAQDWASMLLRQYVRYCERKGFKVEIMEESEGEVAGIKTATLKVEGDYAYGHLRTETGVHRLVRKSPFDSANGRHTSFTSLFVYPEVDDSIEIEINPADLRIDTYRASGAGGQHINKTDSAVRLTHAPSGIVVQCQNDRSQHRNKAEAMEMLKAKLYEQELRKRMSEQQKLEDSKTDVGWGHQIRSYVLDQSRIKDLRTGFETGNTKNVLDGDLDDFIAASLKQGV
- a CDS encoding HAD family hydrolase, with protein sequence MTATTKAGARAFIFDMDGTIVDNMAFHTKSWLAFFERRGHAIDGDEFFRATAGRQGHEIMRTYLGAELTREQAAELDAEKEELYRELYAPHLETVAGFEQLVATAQEADVRLAVATAAPPANIVFTLDGLDLRRHFDAVVGAADVARGKPNPDVFLLAAERCGVAPEHCIVFEDAPLGVEAARRAGMRAVVLTTTLPADAFAEFDNVICVARDFTELNIDALFASSAVTTTTTEA
- the lysS gene encoding lysine--tRNA ligase, with product MTTDIQDQAPGQDDNKIIAERRAKLASIREKGVAFPNDFRPEHKAADLQAQYGDKSREELEANPVPVVLAGRMMLKREAGKKAAFATLQDSSGVKCDGRIQIYATLDATGEAAMEAFRTYDLGDILGVVGTLFKTKTDELTVKVTELRLITKSLRPLPDKFHGLADQETKYRQRYVDLIMNEDTRRTFKARTAAIASIRRFMQDNEFMEVETPMLHTIPGGAAAKPFITHHNALDMQMFLRIAPELYLKRLVVGGFDRVFEINRNFRNEGVSIRHNPEFTMMEFYAAYTDYQWIMNFTEAVIRQAAVDAHGSAVLTYGGRELDLSKPFHRLTIVGAINKFAPHYTDEQLNDAEFIKAELKKFGVKPHAHSGLGALQLALFEETAEAQLWEPTFIIDYPEEVSPLARASDSREGITERFELFMVGREIANGFSELNDAEDQSARFLAQVAAKEAGDDEAMYYDADYIRALEYGMPPAGGCGIGIDRLIMLLTDSPNIRDVLLFPHLRKED
- a CDS encoding PEP-CTERM sorting domain-containing protein; translation: MLAALLGLGLACAGAQAQTKYSVTSLSSLTPGHTDIHWQGINNAGDLAGFGPSGTAYSHIGGQLGSQPFSGIIKPIVGNDGSFAFNASEYASDAQYPLGFGVVVRNGVATRLPMLDGRENYVAAINDASAMVGWATDNNLICTGWGGCRGHGHAVVFANGSVTDLGKLAGYGAGSIATSINNHGVVVGSGSDYAGHRAAFVYENGAMRNLEIQGDDAGAVAINDAGLIAGTYMRESDGYGTWLMRNGTVEYFGFDGRDMTAVDLNNAGQVIGNSGYWGDYRPWILVDGKVTLLNDLLQETGWTVGQVWDLNDKGQIVADVRNASGEFGYAVLTPVPEPGSYAMLAAGVGVLAVWRRRRGASTVV
- a CDS encoding PEP-CTERM sorting domain-containing protein, which translates into the protein MTMKPLCALLLGLGLSCANAQAGSRYTINDLSFLTPGDRFVRWEGINEAGDLVGQGGAGVLTYIGGTLAADASYGGVEQATIGNNGTVLFNAPEPMAASYVYKAYTIKNGVTTQLPLTSPDGLNYVTAINNAGVTVGGAADGVHCGESGSCDGTHRAAIFGAGAPTVLGTLPGHAESMATAINNRGAIVGWSGNSAWGGASFIYQNGTMRNLNVGTESTVPVAINDAGQIAGTYWRGVEGYGSWVMRNGAVEYFGLDHEHTSVVDLNNAGQLIGNSGAIPSERAWIREGGQLTMLDELLHDDGWSVLQVYALNDKGQIVAQVRRPDGQQVFAVLTPDEPPVLLPVPEPGSYAMLAAGLGVMAVWRRRRATA